In Methanobrevibacter sp., one genomic interval encodes:
- a CDS encoding heparan-alpha-glucosaminide N-acetyltransferase domain-containing protein translates to MYFDNLFSKENVNTGRQVELDIAKALSIIFMVFLHTMWVVMNYNSALSPVYEFVVGNILGRPYAAPIFMFCMGVGIVYSRHSQGDVMIKRGVKLYLLGILVNIFEWFIPHFLSGTLLGNWDAFPIYGGLLLFCVDILAFAGLSFIAMGILKKFEVSNKKLIVIAVVMSIIGTLLKETDLGIPVLNLIFANFIGTKGGFSAFPLFNWFIFPVGGYIWGQYFIKAKDKGDFFKFWPIYIVIALIYFFVSTKLWGGILSDDIHLYYFMNTLDATFCIINAHGVIGLCYWLVKYVPDAVINVSKILSSNINNIYIIQWFFVPVTGILIAYFFKNLVMNDLLSSVLALCMIVLATLLALGIKKLRTV, encoded by the coding sequence ATGTATTTTGATAATTTATTTTCTAAGGAAAATGTCAATACTGGTCGGCAGGTTGAATTGGATATTGCTAAGGCATTATCCATTATTTTCATGGTCTTTCTTCACACCATGTGGGTGGTTATGAATTATAATTCTGCCCTTAGTCCAGTTTACGAATTTGTTGTAGGTAATATTTTGGGCAGGCCTTATGCCGCACCTATTTTCATGTTCTGTATGGGTGTGGGCATCGTTTATTCAAGGCACAGCCAAGGGGATGTAATGATAAAAAGAGGGGTAAAATTATACCTCTTGGGCATTTTGGTAAACATATTTGAGTGGTTCATACCTCATTTCCTCTCTGGAACTCTTTTAGGCAATTGGGATGCTTTCCCTATATATGGAGGACTTTTGCTGTTTTGTGTTGATATCCTTGCATTTGCCGGTTTGTCATTCATTGCCATGGGAATCCTGAAGAAATTCGAGGTTTCAAACAAGAAGCTGATAGTCATTGCAGTTGTCATGTCCATAATCGGAACATTATTGAAAGAGACTGATTTGGGCATTCCTGTTTTAAACTTGATTTTCGCTAACTTCATCGGTACTAAAGGAGGATTTAGTGCTTTTCCACTATTCAATTGGTTTATATTTCCGGTTGGAGGATATATTTGGGGACAGTACTTTATAAAGGCTAAGGATAAGGGAGATTTCTTCAAATTCTGGCCAATTTATATAGTAATTGCTTTAATATACTTCTTCGTATCTACAAAGCTATGGGGAGGAATTCTGTCTGATGACATTCACTTATATTACTTCATGAATACTTTGGATGCGACATTCTGTATAATCAATGCCCATGGAGTGATTGGTCTGTGCTATTGGCTGGTTAAATATGTGCCTGATGCAGTTATTAACGTATCTAAAATTTTAAGCAGCAACATCAACAATATTTATATAATTCAATGGTTCTTTGTACCGGTAACAGGAATTCTGATAGCCTACTTCTTCAAGAACCTTGTGATGAATGATTTGTTGAGTTCCGTACTTGCTCTTTGCATGATAGTATTGGCTACGCTGCTTGCCTTGGGCATTAAAAAGTTAAGAACCGTTTAA
- a CDS encoding right-handed parallel beta-helix repeat-containing protein, whose amino-acid sequence MGFIVLLILLVLIGGVSAANNAASGQDVHNEISQEEISTGNDDSKLNEMENNEILDTSVGGDTFADIQTAISSAKSGDTIELDGIYNGSGTAIIIDKDNLTIIGNDAILNGQGQSRILNITSTGITLKNIKFINGNVTDNGGAVYWGGDNGTIDNCSFTNNIATQMGGAIYWFGANGAVNNSNFINNTATKKGGGAIYWMGSNGTVSNSSFTDNIGTQKGGAICWCGVNGTISNSNFKNDSSFGQGGAIFWDPTASNGAVNNSSFINNTGTEGGAVYWFGEYGIMNGCNFTSNTGSNGGALNWQKKHGCVNGCNFINNTAQSNGGAIYWEGSNGTESNCNFTDNLAANGGAVYWYANNGTISNTIFSNNRAESNGGAVYNGGKTIINCSNFIENNATVGRAVETAADMIISNCEFMCNGENCIDVGSGAKLTLNNVSSDAPLVNDSISMEILEAEDVVYGKDVNIKVLVNSSAIYPLNSGKVVVKVNNVVYDADVKDGIATLIIPKLNAGTYNADVAFIDYNMSKADIPVSFTVNKRNITINAENEAVVINYAKTYKVSFKNVNDGVKVAFTLNGKKIGTSTIKNGFASIKLTAKILKTAKTGKKNMIIKIENSNYSPISKTVKIAVNKEKTKITAKSKTFKRTAKIKKYTIILKNSKSKAMKKAKVYLKVNGKTYSAKTDSKGKATFKIKRLTKIGKHKASIKFKGNSLYRPVSKSVRITVRN is encoded by the coding sequence ATGGGATTTATAGTATTGCTGATATTACTTGTTTTAATAGGTGGTGTAAGTGCTGCAAATAATGCTGCATCAGGTCAAGATGTCCACAATGAAATAAGTCAGGAAGAAATTTCAACTGGAAACGATGATTCTAAGTTAAACGAAATGGAAAACAACGAAATATTAGATACCTCTGTTGGCGGAGATACTTTTGCTGACATTCAAACGGCAATATCTTCTGCAAAAAGTGGAGATACAATTGAACTCGATGGGATTTATAACGGATCAGGAACAGCAATAATAATTGATAAAGACAATTTAACAATCATTGGAAATGATGCGATACTGAATGGGCAGGGACAGTCTAGAATACTCAACATAACCTCAACTGGAATCACATTGAAAAATATAAAATTCATTAATGGTAATGTTACTGATAACGGCGGTGCAGTCTACTGGGGTGGAGATAATGGAACAATAGACAACTGCAGCTTCACAAACAACATAGCAACACAAATGGGGGGTGCAATTTATTGGTTTGGGGCTAATGGAGCAGTAAACAACTCCAACTTCATTAACAATACGGCAACAAAAAAGGGTGGTGGTGCAATCTACTGGATGGGGTCAAATGGAACAGTAAGCAACTCCAGTTTCACTGACAACATTGGAACACAAAAGGGTGGTGCAATCTGCTGGTGTGGAGTCAATGGAACAATAAGCAACTCCAACTTCAAAAATGACTCCTCTTTCGGTCAGGGCGGTGCAATCTTCTGGGACCCTACTGCTAGTAATGGTGCTGTAAATAATAGCAGTTTCATTAACAATACGGGAACAGAGGGTGGTGCAGTCTACTGGTTTGGAGAATATGGGATAATGAACGGCTGCAATTTCACAAGCAACACGGGATCCAATGGTGGTGCACTCAACTGGCAGAAAAAACATGGGTGCGTAAATGGCTGCAACTTCATAAACAACACGGCGCAATCTAATGGTGGTGCAATCTACTGGGAGGGGTCAAATGGAACAGAAAGCAACTGTAATTTCACAGATAATCTCGCAGCAAATGGGGGTGCAGTCTACTGGTACGCAAATAATGGAACAATAAGCAACACTATCTTTTCCAACAACAGGGCAGAATCTAATGGTGGTGCAGTCTACAATGGGGGTAAAACAATCATAAACTGCTCCAATTTCATTGAAAACAATGCAACCGTGGGCAGGGCAGTCGAAACCGCAGCCGATATGATAATCAGCAATTGCGAATTCATGTGCAATGGTGAAAATTGCATTGATGTTGGATCAGGTGCTAAATTAACCTTAAATAATGTTTCAAGTGATGCTCCATTGGTAAATGATTCAATTTCTATGGAAATCCTTGAAGCTGAAGATGTTGTTTACGGCAAGGACGTTAACATTAAAGTTCTAGTGAACAGCAGTGCCATATATCCATTGAACAGTGGCAAGGTGGTTGTTAAGGTTAATAATGTTGTATATGATGCTGATGTAAAAGATGGAATCGCAACACTTATTATTCCTAAATTAAATGCTGGAACTTACAATGCTGATGTTGCATTCATTGACTATAACATGTCAAAAGCAGATATTCCGGTCAGTTTCACTGTAAATAAAAGGAACATCACAATCAATGCTGAAAATGAGGCAGTTGTCATCAACTATGCTAAAACATACAAAGTCAGCTTCAAAAATGTAAATGATGGTGTTAAAGTAGCATTTACACTAAATGGCAAAAAGATTGGAACTTCCACTATCAAAAATGGATTTGCTTCAATAAAGTTAACTGCAAAAATCTTAAAAACTGCAAAAACCGGTAAAAAGAACATGATTATTAAAATTGAAAATAGTAATTACAGTCCAATAAGTAAAACTGTCAAAATTGCCGTCAACAAGGAGAAAACGAAAATAACTGCTAAATCAAAAACATTCAAAAGAACTGCAAAAATCAAAAAATACACAATAATCCTGAAAAACTCTAAAAGTAAAGCAATGAAAAAAGCAAAAGTTTATTTAAAAGTCAATGGTAAAACGTACTCTGCCAAAACCGACTCCAAAGGCAAAGCAACGTTTAAAATTAAAAGATTAACTAAAATAGGCAAACACAAAGCAAGCATTAAATTCAAAGGAAACTCCCTCTACAGGCCAGTTTCCAAAAGCGTAAGGATAACTGTCAGGAATTGA
- a CDS encoding ATP-binding protein, whose product MVKRELYLNRISSLIDKDIIKIIVGVRRCGKSYMFNLIIEELLERGISKDNILLINFESAKYRNVSNPRELDLLVRDLTKDMDGKIYMFFDEIQNVDEWEKSINSFRVDYDCDIYLTGSNSKLLSGELATHLAGRYMEIKMYPFSFKEYLDYKKIPPNKKAFADYLIYGGFPFLLSLESEIDKTEYLNDIFNSIFLKDIIERYNIRDTGLLTRIVDFILDNTGKIVSSKSISDYLRTKEKIKVSPKTIYNYLDYLTNACLLCKVQREDLEGKKIISINEKYYCVDQGFNQVRIGRNQVNNSRIMENIVYFELLRRGYEITIGCVGNYEIDFVCKKMGERIYVQVTRELSHEETIEREFRPLLLVKDNYPKYVISTDEFDMSQDGIKHMNILDFLLGDEI is encoded by the coding sequence ATGGTAAAGAGAGAGTTGTATTTGAATAGGATTTCTTCATTGATTGATAAGGATATCATTAAAATCATTGTTGGCGTAAGGCGATGCGGCAAGTCTTACATGTTTAATTTAATTATAGAAGAACTGCTTGAAAGAGGAATAAGTAAAGATAATATTCTTTTAATTAATTTTGAAAGTGCAAAATACAGGAATGTTTCAAATCCTCGTGAATTGGATCTGCTTGTAAGGGATTTGACAAAAGATATGGATGGTAAAATCTACATGTTTTTTGATGAGATTCAAAATGTTGACGAATGGGAAAAGTCAATCAACAGCTTTCGTGTAGATTATGACTGTGATATATACTTGACAGGTTCCAATTCAAAACTGTTGTCCGGAGAATTGGCCACTCATCTCGCTGGAAGATATATGGAAATCAAAATGTATCCGTTTTCATTTAAGGAATATCTCGACTATAAAAAAATACCCCCTAATAAAAAGGCATTTGCTGATTATTTGATTTATGGAGGATTTCCATTTCTGCTTTCTCTCGAATCTGAAATCGATAAAACAGAATATTTAAATGATATTTTTAATTCAATATTTCTAAAAGACATTATTGAAAGATATAACATTCGAGATACTGGATTGCTTACAAGAATAGTTGATTTTATCCTTGATAATACTGGAAAAATAGTTTCTTCAAAAAGCATTTCCGATTATCTGCGCACAAAAGAGAAGATAAAGGTTTCTCCAAAAACCATATACAATTACTTGGATTATCTTACAAATGCTTGTCTCTTGTGTAAAGTTCAAAGGGAAGATTTGGAAGGTAAAAAAATAATTTCCATTAATGAAAAGTATTATTGTGTCGATCAGGGATTCAACCAGGTGCGCATAGGCAGAAATCAGGTTAATAACAGCAGAATAATGGAAAATATTGTCTATTTTGAACTTTTAAGAAGAGGATATGAAATAACTATCGGTTGTGTTGGAAATTATGAGATTGATTTTGTCTGCAAAAAAATGGGTGAAAGAATCTATGTTCAAGTAACAAGGGAACTGTCACACGAGGAGACAATTGAAAGGGAATTCAGACCCTTGCTTCTGGTTAAGGACAATTATCCGAAATATGTCATATCAACCGATGAATTTGACATGTCCCAAGATGGAATAAAACATATGAATATATTGGATTTCTTATTGGGTGATGAAATTTAG
- a CDS encoding GNAT family N-acetyltransferase: MMIIRGFTKDDLPEMISIWNEIVEEGNAFPQEEALTLKTGFAFFNSQSHVGVAFDGEILGLYILHPNNVGRCSHIANASYAVSSKARGKHIGQKLVSDSIEKAKELDFLILQFNAVVEDNLSARHLYEKLGFKQLGVIPKGLRLDNDEFANICPYYIEL; this comes from the coding sequence ATGATGATTATTAGAGGATTCACCAAGGATGATTTGCCTGAAATGATTTCAATCTGGAATGAAATTGTAGAGGAGGGCAATGCATTTCCACAAGAAGAAGCACTGACATTAAAGACTGGTTTTGCTTTTTTCAACAGTCAAAGTCATGTTGGAGTTGCATTTGACGGTGAAATTCTCGGACTGTACATTCTCCATCCAAATAATGTGGGAAGATGCAGTCATATTGCCAATGCTAGCTATGCAGTGTCTTCAAAAGCAAGAGGAAAACACATTGGCCAAAAATTGGTTTCGGATTCTATTGAAAAAGCAAAAGAACTTGATTTTCTAATTCTTCAGTTCAATGCAGTTGTTGAAGATAATTTATCTGCAAGACACCTGTATGAAAAGTTAGGATTCAAACAACTTGGCGTCATTCCAAAAGGATTAAGATTAGATAATGATGAATTCGCTAATATATGTCCATATTATATTGAATTATAA